The sequence ATGGTTCGGAAGGGATTTGATGTTCTTCTGGTTCTGCGGAAGGTAAAACGTAGAAATTGATATTACCATCCCATGATCCACTGATTAATTCTTgacctgatgaagatgcgatGATACTTGATACTGGACCGGTATGTCCATGTAAGGTATATAACTCCCTTGGAGCGGTGGTGTTGTCGGGTGATaaagaagggatggtataTACGTGAGTTAGTCGATCGACACCTCCTGCAGCTAGGAGGATATCTTTATCttgagatgaaggtgatatccATGTACAGCAGGTGGCTCCCAGTGACGTTGGTAGAGGGAGTGTGTACAGTgcagaggaagtagaagcagatgagagagggaggatttgtagatgagatagataagatgaaagaaggatgTATCTGATcagaatatcagcttttgCCCCAGATCGACTGATTGAGTATCAAGTAGCTAGTTCCACTCACCCATTCCTACTCAGACTCAGTCCACTAGCCcaatcttccacctctactcTCCCAACCTCCTGAGGGGGTAAAGTCGACCTTACATACTCTACATCTATCGTAGTCTCCTCGTCATTCCCtctattcctcttcacccaatttTCCAGACTTCCCCTCAACACTTCCCCATTGATCAAAAACTCAAATGGTACAGGTTTCTTACCCTGTTCGGCGTTGTTTTGAAGCACTTTGTTGATAAGTTCGGACAGTTGGTATCGACGCcatgaagaagggatgaaatAGGTTGATTGGGGGATAGCATCTGATGAAGAACGGGTGAAGAGGTTGACAGGTAGTTGAGATACACTACCGGTAGTAACGCCGGTAGGATTGGAGGTGCTTTCCATGGGTATGTCCGACATCTTTGCTATGGGTTTTATGCtattgagaaagagagatggaatgaTCGACTTGTTCGTTGAGATGGGTTGAGCTGAAAATTCAAAACGAACGATCAACCAGAAATTTTGCACGTGGTGACTGTCAGGAACACACACTGTTAACATCCGTGGGAAAGTGGGATGATGACCGCCGGGCAGTGACCGTATGGATGGGTGAATGGAATGGGTTTCAGCTGCACAGGAGACGCAGTTGAAAAGGAAAATAcaatatcctttcttcccctcgatCAGTCATTCAACCAACACAACGGTGAGAGGCTTCCGATAAGATAGTACAGATAGACAGCATCACCGTAGGACAGAccgaagagatgatcaatagATGACTAAAACGTCGATTGGCGGTCGACAACACGCGAAGCAAGCGAAAATGTCAGTCGAGTATACCAATAtgaatcaagtgaagaagaccaagagaAGCAAGTTAGAGATGTTTATGAATAGGTTACCATACTACTGTGAGCTTCATATCAGCGATCTTGAGcatcttcccattcataCGATTGACTAGGTGACGAACACCATCGCAGTCAGCTATGTCATCCTGATATCGACCTGGATACTGTTTATGCTGTTCATAACCCTTGGAGAAGTGTTGCTGAAACGAAGAGAGGTAGGGAGATTTGCGGAACAGTGAGCTGATGGATGTCGTTCGCTTCGATCAACCTCAGCTGATTTGTA comes from Kwoniella mangroviensis CBS 8507 chromosome 2, whole genome shotgun sequence and encodes:
- a CDS encoding ribosome biogenesis protein YTM1, which translates into the protein MSDIPMESTSNPTGVTTGSVSQLPVNLFTRSSSDAIPQSTYFIPSSWRRYQLSELINKVLQNNAEQGKKPVPFEFLINGEVLRGSLENWVKRNRGNDEETTIDVEYVRSTLPPQEVGRVEVEDWASGLSLSRNGYILLSSYLSHLQILPLSSASTSSALYTLPLPTSLGATCCTWISPSSQDKDILLAAGGVDRLTHVYTIPSLSPDNTTAPRELYTLHGHTGPVSSIIASSSGQELISGSWDGNINFYVLPSAEPEEHQIPSEPLSYLPGQNNKKRRKLEKENPREPIEGLLDNDSTGVGGWRRIPDNVFSAHKDKIGGLVWDKFDNNKFWSASWDGSVRGWDLTMGVNDVTRQGPFDKSALCIDQFAANGTLATGNMDRTICLWDTRQSSSLISLTLPTTSPVPSLKTHPTSSFTLASASYSGIIQIWDIRSPKHSLFSVSNANRKKEDARKVTKNGKVLGDRLLAVDWNGEVLVAGGEDGEVGIWNATGA